A portion of the Methanomassiliicoccales archaeon genome contains these proteins:
- a CDS encoding TrpB-like pyridoxal phosphate-dependent enzyme has protein sequence MTQVLNDSRIMLGIEDIPKKWYNIVADLPEPLPPPLHPATMEPVKLDDLKAIFPISLIQQEVSQERYIDIPDEVREAFILLGRPTPLQRARRLEKYLKTPAKIYFKREDVSPCGSHKPNTAVAQAYYNMKDGTENLTTETGAGQWGSALSLACSIFNLNCTVFMVRVSYEQKPYRRHVMETYGARVFPSPSMETEYGRKLNQTSPNHPGSLGIAISEAIEAAVKGKNTKYSLGSVLNHVMLHQTVIGLEVMQQLRMLDVVPDYMIGCVGGGSNFAGFAFPMIGEKLKGRIHTEFIAVEPKSVPSLTGGKYEYDFGDTAGMTPLLKMYTLGHEFVPSPIHAGGLRYHGMAPTVSLLAKMGIIKPVAYDQKETFAAGVTFARAEGIIPAPETNHAIKAAIDLALEAKEKKEEKVIVFNLSGHGLLDLGGYATYLSGKMNSS, from the coding sequence ATGACTCAAGTGCTCAATGATTCAAGGATTATGCTTGGAATAGAGGACATACCGAAGAAATGGTACAATATCGTCGCGGATCTGCCGGAGCCGTTGCCACCTCCACTTCATCCAGCAACAATGGAACCTGTGAAACTCGATGATTTGAAGGCGATCTTTCCGATCAGTCTAATTCAGCAGGAAGTCTCACAAGAAAGGTATATTGATATTCCTGATGAGGTTCGGGAAGCCTTCATCCTTCTTGGGAGACCAACTCCCCTGCAGAGGGCTAGACGCCTGGAAAAATACCTGAAGACACCAGCAAAGATTTACTTCAAGCGGGAAGACGTGAGCCCTTGCGGCAGTCATAAGCCAAACACAGCTGTTGCTCAGGCATACTATAACATGAAGGACGGCACTGAAAATCTAACGACTGAGACTGGAGCGGGTCAGTGGGGCTCAGCATTGAGCCTCGCATGTTCAATCTTCAATCTCAATTGCACAGTGTTCATGGTTCGTGTTAGCTACGAACAAAAACCATACCGCAGGCACGTTATGGAAACTTACGGTGCGCGCGTGTTTCCATCGCCAAGCATGGAAACAGAATATGGCAGAAAGCTCAACCAGACATCCCCAAATCATCCTGGTTCCCTCGGCATTGCAATATCCGAGGCGATCGAAGCAGCTGTAAAGGGTAAGAATACAAAGTACAGTCTCGGAAGTGTGCTGAATCATGTCATGCTCCATCAAACAGTCATCGGGCTCGAGGTGATGCAGCAGTTGAGAATGCTCGATGTTGTCCCAGACTATATGATAGGATGCGTCGGTGGTGGGAGTAATTTCGCTGGATTCGCATTCCCCATGATTGGGGAGAAGCTCAAGGGAAGAATCCACACTGAGTTTATCGCCGTTGAACCAAAATCAGTTCCTTCACTAACTGGTGGAAAATACGAATACGATTTCGGCGACACAGCTGGGATGACACCACTTTTAAAGATGTACACCCTGGGACACGAGTTTGTGCCATCCCCAATTCATGCAGGTGGATTGAGATACCACGGGATGGCTCCCACGGTCAGCCTCCTGGCGAAGATGGGTATAATTAAACCAGTGGCCTACGACCAGAAGGAAACGTTTGCTGCAGGCGTCACCTTCGCGCGTGCAGAAGGAATTATCCCAGCTCCAGAAACAAATCATGCTATCAAGGCCGCAATCGATCTTGCTCTGGAAGCAAAGGAGAAAAAAGAAGAGAAAGTCATCGTTTTCAATCTATCTGGTCATGGGCTCCTCGATCTAGGGGGATATGCGACATATCTCAGTGGAAAAATGAACAGCTCATAG
- a CDS encoding adenosylcobalamin-dependent ribonucleoside-diphosphate reductase produces MNPHEFPELSTNALRVLEKRYLRKDETGKVIETPDEMFRRVAENIASVNRLYHDGRGVEAEAEEFYLMMRKLEFLPNSPALMNAGTEIQQLAACFVIPVEDSIESIYDAIKYAALIHQSGGGTGFSFSKLRPEGDIVKSTGGIASGPVSFMKVFDAATEAIKQGGRRRGASMGVLRVDHPDIKKFIRAKEDLHSLSNFNISVSVTNEFMRKVELGQDFDLINPRNGKVMGTLNASELFNEICYYAWKTGDPGLIFYDTINEANPTPGLGPIEATNPCGEVPLLPFEACNLGSINLSRLVREKRGDREFDWERLEELVDAGIRFLDNVIDASRYPLPQVTEIARGNRKIGLGVMGFADALLKLGIPYGSDESMRFAEKVISFIRKKGEETTRRIGEERGSFPNIDKSIYRHPRRNATILSIAPTGTISIIADCSSGIEPLYAIYYVRHVLEGEHLREIHPEFVKIAKERGFYSAELINSLSTTTSIQHLDSIPEDVRKLFLTSHDVPPEQQVRLQSVFQKYVDNAVSKTINMRSTCTVRDVSEIFKLAFALKCKGITVYREGSKPGQVFTTAKGGITCPDCGGVLRVEEGTFVCSVCGLSNL; encoded by the coding sequence ATGAATCCTCATGAATTTCCAGAACTTAGCACAAATGCGTTAAGAGTATTAGAAAAAAGATATCTAAGAAAAGATGAAACTGGCAAAGTTATTGAGACCCCCGATGAGATGTTCAGGAGGGTCGCGGAAAATATCGCCTCAGTTAATAGACTATACCATGACGGAAGGGGCGTTGAGGCGGAGGCTGAAGAATTTTATCTGATGATGAGAAAGCTCGAATTTCTGCCTAATTCCCCAGCCCTTATGAACGCTGGAACTGAGATCCAACAACTCGCGGCTTGCTTCGTTATTCCCGTTGAAGACTCAATCGAGAGCATTTATGATGCTATCAAGTACGCTGCACTCATTCATCAGAGCGGGGGCGGTACGGGATTTTCCTTTTCAAAGTTAAGGCCTGAGGGGGACATCGTCAAATCGACTGGTGGAATTGCATCTGGGCCTGTTTCTTTCATGAAAGTCTTCGATGCTGCCACTGAAGCAATCAAACAAGGTGGTCGACGGCGTGGGGCTTCCATGGGTGTCCTGAGGGTTGACCATCCAGACATCAAGAAATTCATCCGCGCAAAGGAGGATCTCCATTCATTGTCGAATTTCAATATCTCAGTGAGTGTAACAAATGAGTTCATGAGAAAAGTGGAGCTAGGACAGGACTTTGACCTCATTAATCCACGCAACGGAAAAGTGATGGGGACGCTTAACGCATCAGAATTATTCAATGAGATCTGTTACTATGCTTGGAAAACAGGCGATCCTGGACTAATTTTTTATGATACGATTAATGAGGCAAATCCCACACCTGGCCTCGGACCCATTGAAGCGACGAATCCTTGCGGCGAAGTACCACTTCTACCGTTTGAGGCTTGTAACCTTGGATCAATAAACCTCTCGCGTCTCGTAAGAGAGAAAAGGGGGGATCGCGAATTCGATTGGGAGAGACTCGAGGAGCTCGTTGATGCGGGTATTCGATTTCTAGATAACGTGATTGACGCGAGCAGATATCCGCTTCCCCAAGTAACCGAAATCGCAAGGGGTAACAGGAAGATTGGCCTGGGAGTAATGGGTTTTGCGGACGCTCTGCTAAAATTGGGGATTCCATACGGGTCAGACGAATCGATGAGATTTGCTGAAAAGGTGATCAGCTTCATTAGGAAGAAAGGGGAGGAGACGACCAGAAGAATCGGAGAAGAACGCGGGAGTTTTCCGAATATTGACAAGAGCATTTATAGACACCCGAGGCGCAATGCAACGATCCTAAGCATTGCGCCAACAGGAACGATAAGCATCATCGCAGATTGTTCAAGTGGTATCGAGCCACTGTATGCGATTTACTACGTAAGACACGTCCTCGAGGGTGAGCATCTGAGAGAAATACACCCAGAATTTGTCAAGATTGCAAAGGAAAGGGGATTTTATAGCGCTGAGCTTATTAATTCACTATCTACAACGACATCAATTCAGCATCTCGACTCAATTCCAGAGGACGTGAGGAAGCTTTTCTTAACTTCACATGACGTGCCTCCAGAGCAGCAAGTTCGACTACAGTCTGTTTTTCAGAAATATGTTGATAATGCAGTTTCAAAAACAATCAATATGCGTTCGACTTGCACCGTGAGGGATGTAAGTGAAATTTTCAAGCTCGCATTTGCGCTAAAATGCAAAGGGATTACTGTCTACCGCGAGGGATCTAAGCCAGGACAGGTTTTCACGACCGCAAAAGGCGGTATTACTTGTCCCGATTGCGGGGGAGTCCTCAGAGTTGAAGAAGGAACATTTGTATGCAGTGTATGCGGGCTATCAAATCTGTGA